TTCGTTCAAACTTAAAAAGGATCTCCTCGTCGAGTCCTGGAGAAATTTCCTGTTCCTCTTTCTCCAGTTCACGAAGCAGAATTCGTTTATCTTCACTCTCCAGCTCTATTCGCTCCTGTTCGGCATGAAGTTCCTCTTCCTGCTGACGGATCATCGACTCTTCCTGCTCTAAGGAATAGGAAAGTTCTTCAAGCTCCTTTTCCTGCCTCAGGATTTCCTTTCTCAGATGCTGTTCCTTTTCTGTAGCATCCTTGATCTCTTTGTCCAAAGCCTCGTATTCACGCTGAGTAGAGATCTGATCCATCTGTTTCTCGTATCCTTCCCGCTGGTGTTCTGCATCGTCGAGACGAATCCTCAGGCGTCGTATCTGTTCTTTTGTTTCTTCAACCTGACCGTTTTTTTCTACATAACTTTTTTTCAGCCTGTTGAGTAGCTCGGTCTTGGTATTAAGGACCTTCGGTATATCGCGAATTTCCTGTTCGATCTCAAATTTCTTAGAGAGCACCTCTTGAAGGGATTTGAGCTTCGAAAAAACATCCTGCATCATCGGATAAACTCCTTAGTTATCAATATAATCTTTCAAACGTCGGCTTCGCTTCGGATGACGCAGCCGTCTCAGTGCTTTTGCCTCAATCTGCCGTATACGTTCTCTGGTTACGTTGAAGTAGAGGCCGACCTCTTCCAGCGTAAGAGAGTAGCCGTCGTCAAGTCCAAATCGCATTTTCAAAACTTCCTGCTCTCTGGGGGGCAATGTTTTCATCACCTCCTGCAACTGTTCCTGAAGCAGGGTGAACGCGGTTTGGTTTGCCGGGTTTTCTATATCCTTATCCTCGATAAAATCACCGAGGAGGGAATCCTCTTCTTCCCCAATCGGGGTTTCCAAAGAGATCGGTTCTCGGGCAACGTTCTTGACAGACTTTACCCGGAGGACCGTCCAGCCCAAACGCTCGGCAACCTCCTCGTCGGTAGGATCGCGTCCCAGAATCTGCATAAGCTGTCTCGATTCCCGAACCACCTTATTAATTTGTTCAATCATGTGAACGGGGACTCGAATAGTCCGTGCTTGGTCGGAAATAGATCGGGTAATTGCTTGCCTGATCCACCAGGTTGCATAGGTAGAAAACTTAAAACCCTTACTATATTCAAATTTCTCAACGGCCTTTATCAGGCCGATATTTCCTTCCTGAACAAGGTCAAAGAAATGAAGTCCACGATTGGTATATTTCTTTGCGATACTTACAACAAGGCGCAGGTTTGCCTGAATCAGGCGGTCTTTGGCATTTTTCATCATAACCTGGCCGTGGCTGATTTCCTTAGATCGCTCAAGAATGGAATCGATGGCATCCTCGAACTCTAGTTCGATGGATTGAAGATGCTTCTCATTCACCTGGATCTGGCGAATCTTTTCTTTGATCTGATCGGAGGAAAGTTGAAGCTCCTCTTCAATCTTCCTGCGTCGCTCAGGGATCGCAAGGCCACGTCCCATGTTTCTTAGCTCTTTCGAAGAGGTAACACCAAGACGCCGTTCTATCCGATCCTGCTCCCGTTGATAGTGCAGGATTCTTTTTGCCGTATCACTGAACTTTTCGGAGAAACCGACAATTTCTTCCTGATGGATGTCAAGCTCCTCAATAAGGGAAAAGAGTTCGTGCCGCTTTTTGTCGAGTCTTTGATCGGTGAGGACATCGCCTCCTGTGGCAATAACCTTTCGCTTCAATTCCATATAGTTCCTCAGCTGAGGCCCAATTTTTTTGAAGCCATCCCGATAAAACTGATTGAGACGTCGACGTTCGGTGAGAATTTCCGAAATTTCTTTCTTCGAGAGATCAAGCTCCCGAGGATCGGTCTTCGAAAAGGTCTTTTCCATTAAGTCAAAGAGCTGAGGAATAATCATACCGGATTCTTTTACGACCCGTTTGATGATCGCTTCCCCATGCTCCATTTGTTTGGAAAGTTCAACCTCCTGTTCGGCAGTAAGCAGACTCTCCTTCCCAATTTCCCGAAGATAAAGCCTAATGGGATCGTCGACAGCAGAAGCATCCTTATCGTTATAGACTACCCGTCTGGTACGATCAGGTGACCGTTTCAAGGGGATATCTTCAAGGGACGTATCACCCTTCTCCTCCATATCTCCGTCACTGTCATCGTCATCGTCATCATCAAGATCGACAAAATCATCATCAAGATCTCCCTCGTCATCAGGCATATCATCATTTTTATCCTGCTCATCATCAAGGCTAATGTTATGCTCCTCCAACAACGCAATGACCTCTTCGATTTTTTCGGAATTCACAATCGAATCCGGAAGAAAATCATTTACTTCATCATATGTAATTCGCTTTTTTTCTTTGGCATATTCCAACAACTTTGCTACTGATTTGTCAGCTTGCAATTCTGTCATTCCTTCTCACCCTTGCCTTTTTTCAGTTCCTGATCAAGATAGATTTTTTCTCCAACCAGTTCCCGAATTTCTCCGATCGGTATACCTTTTCGTTCCGATTCGCGGATTTCCGCTTCCACCCTTCGTCTTCGCTCCTCAAGCCTTTGTAACCGTATGGCCCTGACCCCGTCATGGATGATGGATTCTCCATTGACGGAAAACTCATTGCCGGAAATCTTCTCGTAGACGAGGTTCTTCAGCTCCTGCCGATCGAGTCGCTGAATCAACGACTCCAAACTTTCCTCGCCGTTTCTGTACGCTTCTTCAAGCGCAATATAGATTTCCCGTGCAAAGGAATCTTCCAGGTCATCAACTCCAATCGTGCTTCTTACGTAAGCAAAGGAAGCCCTGTTTACAATAACTGCCAGCATTAAAAAGAGCTCGGAGCCAATCTTTATGATGCCGCTCTCAGCAGCGACATGCTCCTCTCTTTTATCATTTCCTCGCTCCATCTCCTTTCGGCTACCGATCTTTTCCAAATCGGCAAGAATGGAAGAGGCATCAATTCGAAGAGTATCAGACAGATATCGTACACAGCCTTCCCGTTTGACCGTAGAATCAATTGTAGTAATATACGGCGCTACCGCAGCAACGACCTCCCTTTCCCCGCCGGGTCGGCGGGCCGATTTTTCCTTAAGCGCACTTTTCACTAAATACTCAAAGCTATTTATAGAATATTTCATTGATTTTATCAATGAGTCCTGCCCCTCTTTTTTCAGCATATCGGCAGGATCAAGCCCTCCCGGCAACTCGACAACCGAACCTTCGAGTCCCGCAGTTTCAATGACCGGTATGCTTTTCCGTGCCGCCGCTATCCCCGCCGAATCACCGTCAAAAAGCAATACCACCTCATTTACATAACGCTTCAGAAGCCTCCCCTGTTCGGCGGTAAAAGCTGTTCCCAGGGGGGCAACAGCACCTCCTGCACCGGATTGATACATGGCAAGCACATCAAAATACCCCTCAACAACATAGGCGCGCTTTTTCTGCCGTATTACCGGCAGGACCTTTGAAAGACCGAAGAGAATCTCCCGCTTTTTATACAATGCCGTTTCAGGGCTATTAATGTATTTGGGTTCTCCTGAGCCCAGTTTCCGTCCTCCAAATGCAACAGCCTTGCCTCTATGGTTGTATATCGGAAACATGAGACGATCGCTAAAGAGGGATACATCGGGGTATTTCGAAGAAAAAAGTCCCGACTCGGCAAGGAAATTCTTTGAATAGTTTTTTGCCGACAAAAAGCGATAAAGCCAGCGTCTATCCGCAGGGATATATCCAAGCTCAAAGGCCTCAATCGTTTGACGTTCAATGCCGCGCTCTTGGAGATACGTTCGTGCGTTCCGCCCTTTCTCTGATTCCATAAGAAAATAGTGAAAGGTCTTCACCAGCCTTGCATAGAGTTGCTCAAGAGCATCTGATTTTTTATCGGGAACAAATCCCTGATCAGTATCCGGCAGGGAAACCCCCGCTTTCTCAGCAAGCCGCCGTACGGCCTCGACAAAGCTGATTCCTTCCATCTCCATAACAAAGGTAAATATGGAACCACCTTTATGGCAACCAAAACAATAGAAAAGATTCTCATCTTCAGTTACGGAAAACGAGGGGGTCTTTTCACCATGGAAGGGGCAAAGCCCCCAATAACGCGAGCCCTTTTTC
This window of the Sediminispirochaeta bajacaliforniensis DSM 16054 genome carries:
- the dnaG gene encoding DNA primase, which gives rise to MRIPETILQEINRNLSIVDVVSDYLTLEKKGSRYWGLCPFHGEKTPSFSVTEDENLFYCFGCHKGGSIFTFVMEMEGISFVEAVRRLAEKAGVSLPDTDQGFVPDKKSDALEQLYARLVKTFHYFLMESEKGRNARTYLQERGIERQTIEAFELGYIPADRRWLYRFLSAKNYSKNFLAESGLFSSKYPDVSLFSDRLMFPIYNHRGKAVAFGGRKLGSGEPKYINSPETALYKKREILFGLSKVLPVIRQKKRAYVVEGYFDVLAMYQSGAGGAVAPLGTAFTAEQGRLLKRYVNEVVLLFDGDSAGIAAARKSIPVIETAGLEGSVVELPGGLDPADMLKKEGQDSLIKSMKYSINSFEYLVKSALKEKSARRPGGEREVVAAVAPYITTIDSTVKREGCVRYLSDTLRIDASSILADLEKIGSRKEMERGNDKREEHVAAESGIIKIGSELFLMLAVIVNRASFAYVRSTIGVDDLEDSFAREIYIALEEAYRNGEESLESLIQRLDRQELKNLVYEKISGNEFSVNGESIIHDGVRAIRLQRLEERRRRVEAEIRESERKGIPIGEIRELVGEKIYLDQELKKGKGEKE
- a CDS encoding zinc ribbon domain-containing protein, yielding MMQDVFSKLKSLQEVLSKKFEIEQEIRDIPKVLNTKTELLNRLKKSYVEKNGQVEETKEQIRRLRIRLDDAEHQREGYEKQMDQISTQREYEALDKEIKDATEKEQHLRKEILRQEKELEELSYSLEQEESMIRQQEEELHAEQERIELESEDKRILLRELEKEEQEISPGLDEEILFKFERIIRSKAGLGIVPVKDSVCTGCHMMLPAQFENDVRSGENILFCPYCSRILFYEEEEIATGDFVTEEDSGSLTDLVNLEDFGLDE
- the rpoD gene encoding RNA polymerase sigma factor RpoD; translated protein: MTELQADKSVAKLLEYAKEKKRITYDEVNDFLPDSIVNSEKIEEVIALLEEHNISLDDEQDKNDDMPDDEGDLDDDFVDLDDDDDDDSDGDMEEKGDTSLEDIPLKRSPDRTRRVVYNDKDASAVDDPIRLYLREIGKESLLTAEQEVELSKQMEHGEAIIKRVVKESGMIIPQLFDLMEKTFSKTDPRELDLSKKEISEILTERRRLNQFYRDGFKKIGPQLRNYMELKRKVIATGGDVLTDQRLDKKRHELFSLIEELDIHQEEIVGFSEKFSDTAKRILHYQREQDRIERRLGVTSSKELRNMGRGLAIPERRRKIEEELQLSSDQIKEKIRQIQVNEKHLQSIELEFEDAIDSILERSKEISHGQVMMKNAKDRLIQANLRLVVSIAKKYTNRGLHFFDLVQEGNIGLIKAVEKFEYSKGFKFSTYATWWIRQAITRSISDQARTIRVPVHMIEQINKVVRESRQLMQILGRDPTDEEVAERLGWTVLRVKSVKNVAREPISLETPIGEEEDSLLGDFIEDKDIENPANQTAFTLLQEQLQEVMKTLPPREQEVLKMRFGLDDGYSLTLEEVGLYFNVTRERIRQIEAKALRRLRHPKRSRRLKDYIDN